A single genomic interval of Stieleria maiorica harbors:
- the drmB gene encoding DUF1998 domain-containing protein — MSRRRHARPHGQIRQSQLITSFGPGAMLDLPDHSALVGGLDSWSTGGDEIIEPRLADKLKDLFEPPLQNLKLFSPPPDNDDHGAPQTGITAWQFPEWFITQDVDREASHGVVRARMLVHRRMLTRGKFIDDDRKKRSVVPVRFVRACRSGHIGDIDWYNFVHGGETDCRRQLWIEERGTSGDLAEVWVRCECGKGERNMAIAAESPASLLRCDGKRPWLGPYANERCGESNRLLIRTASNAYFPQVMSVISLPDRNADLREAVESVWDFIGQAEDEGEIKYERKKEKVSKVLEGYTNYEVFNEVKVRKGQSAETKKSVKQAEMETLVASKDELGDDKPDGNFFARNLPREHWDAPWMKDVDRVVLVHRLREVMAQVGFTRFEAVSPDIDGELEMGVRRASLAREISWLPAIENRGEGVFIQFNSEAVQNWVARDEVRARGERLLAGYEAWKGEHTGATKKFVEEGGLLPYVLFHSFSHMLVTAVSLECGYPASSIRERIYTIPDVGYGVLLFTGTSDAEGTLGGLIQVGRKIHEHIRSALEMGELCSNDPVCAQHQPANQHERRFLHGAACHGCLLISETSCEQHNEFLDRSLVVPTVDNLGIEFFKLARK; from the coding sequence CGCACGTCCGCACGGACAAATTCGCCAGAGCCAACTGATCACCTCGTTCGGTCCCGGAGCGATGTTGGATCTTCCCGATCACTCGGCGTTGGTTGGTGGATTGGATTCCTGGAGCACGGGCGGCGACGAGATTATCGAGCCGCGACTCGCGGACAAACTCAAGGACCTGTTCGAGCCACCGCTTCAGAATTTGAAGCTGTTTAGTCCACCGCCGGACAATGATGACCATGGGGCACCGCAAACCGGTATTACAGCGTGGCAATTTCCCGAGTGGTTCATCACTCAAGATGTTGACCGTGAAGCCAGCCACGGCGTCGTGCGAGCCAGAATGTTGGTCCATCGCCGAATGCTGACCAGGGGAAAGTTTATTGATGACGATCGCAAAAAGCGAAGTGTGGTTCCGGTTCGATTCGTCCGGGCCTGCCGTAGCGGCCACATTGGCGACATCGACTGGTACAACTTCGTTCACGGCGGCGAGACAGACTGTCGGCGGCAGCTATGGATAGAGGAGCGTGGTACCAGTGGGGACTTGGCCGAAGTCTGGGTGCGCTGCGAATGCGGGAAAGGTGAACGAAACATGGCGATCGCGGCGGAGTCTCCAGCTTCGCTGCTCCGGTGCGACGGAAAACGACCTTGGCTCGGACCCTATGCGAACGAAAGATGCGGCGAGTCCAACCGCCTGCTGATCCGCACGGCGAGCAATGCGTATTTCCCTCAAGTGATGAGCGTGATCTCGCTTCCCGATCGGAACGCGGATCTACGGGAGGCCGTTGAGTCGGTTTGGGATTTCATCGGGCAAGCTGAAGACGAGGGTGAAATCAAGTATGAACGCAAGAAGGAGAAGGTCAGTAAAGTCCTTGAGGGCTACACTAACTACGAGGTCTTCAATGAGGTGAAGGTTAGGAAGGGCCAGTCGGCCGAAACGAAAAAGTCGGTAAAACAAGCCGAGATGGAGACGCTGGTCGCTAGCAAGGACGAACTTGGAGACGACAAACCCGACGGCAACTTCTTCGCGCGGAACCTACCACGAGAGCACTGGGACGCACCGTGGATGAAGGACGTCGATCGCGTCGTGCTCGTCCATCGGCTTCGTGAAGTGATGGCTCAGGTCGGCTTTACGCGTTTTGAAGCAGTCTCGCCCGACATCGATGGCGAACTCGAAATGGGAGTCCGACGGGCATCGCTCGCCCGAGAAATCTCATGGCTTCCCGCGATCGAAAATCGCGGTGAAGGCGTCTTCATTCAATTCAATTCGGAAGCCGTCCAGAATTGGGTGGCTCGCGACGAGGTGCGGGCAAGGGGAGAACGGTTGCTGGCAGGCTACGAAGCCTGGAAGGGCGAACACACCGGTGCAACGAAAAAGTTTGTCGAGGAGGGGGGCTTGCTGCCCTACGTTTTGTTCCATTCCTTCTCGCACATGCTCGTCACGGCGGTCTCCCTGGAATGTGGCTACCCGGCAAGCTCGATCCGCGAGCGAATCTACACGATCCCAGACGTAGGTTACGGAGTCTTGCTCTTCACCGGGACGTCCGATGCCGAGGGAACACTGGGGGGACTGATTCAAGTCGGTCGCAAGATCCACGAACACATCCGCAGTGCCCTGGAGATGGGCGAGCTGTGTTCCAACGACCCCGTCTGTGCGCAACACCAGCCCGCAAACCAGCACGAGCGTCGCTTCCTCCACGGTGCCGCCTGCCACGGATGCCTGTTAATCTCGGAAACGTCCTGCGAGCAACACAACGAGTTTCTGGACCGTTCGCTGGTCGTGCCGACCGTCGACAATCTTGGAATCGAGTTCTTCAAGTTGGCAAGGAAATGA
- the drmC gene encoding DISARM system phospholipase D-like protein DrmC has protein sequence MTEDLVKLSDTDLRGLLSGLRSGRITAPYSEFQLSRVLSAATSKSVSRALALLSQRGMAADQISLAIELLLADRGRARAHRETIDLVTSGPEAPGINNRDTSVVVRELFTHAQDSVMVVGYAVYQGDKVFESLAKRMEDRPNLKVQFFLNIARPDGDKTKSEILVARFKNRFESTQWPAGCRLPEVYYDPRSVADDVPVRSSLHAKCVVIDDERVFVSSANFTDAGQHRNIEVGLNIRSRWLAERLTRHFFRLRDAELMRQMI, from the coding sequence ATGACGGAAGATCTGGTCAAGCTGAGCGACACGGACCTGCGTGGCCTTCTCAGCGGTTTGCGGTCCGGACGGATCACGGCCCCATACTCTGAGTTTCAGCTCTCTCGCGTTCTCAGTGCTGCGACCAGCAAGTCGGTGTCGCGCGCCCTGGCCCTCCTCTCCCAGCGAGGGATGGCGGCCGATCAGATCTCGCTCGCCATCGAATTGCTTCTGGCTGATCGCGGCCGGGCACGAGCCCACCGAGAAACGATTGACTTGGTGACGTCTGGCCCGGAAGCTCCCGGAATCAACAATCGTGACACATCAGTCGTCGTTCGAGAGCTGTTTACCCATGCACAAGATTCCGTGATGGTGGTCGGCTATGCCGTGTATCAAGGCGACAAAGTCTTTGAATCACTTGCAAAGCGGATGGAAGACCGGCCGAACCTGAAGGTTCAGTTTTTCCTGAACATCGCCCGGCCCGACGGCGACAAAACCAAGTCCGAGATTTTGGTGGCAAGGTTCAAAAATCGATTCGAGAGCACCCAATGGCCCGCAGGCTGCCGATTACCGGAGGTCTACTATGATCCACGATCGGTCGCCGACGACGTCCCAGTGCGGTCATCGTTGCACGCGAAATGCGTCGTCATCGACGACGAACGGGTCTTCGTATCCTCTGCCAACTTCACCGACGCTGGGCAACATAGAAACATCGAGGTCGGATTGAACATCCGCAGTCGCTGGCTCGCCGAGAGGCTGACTAGGCACTTCTTCCGACTACGTGACGCCGAATTGATGCGGCAGATGATCTGA